The Trueperaceae bacterium sequence TACGACCCCGCCGCCGACGTCCTGGGCGAGCACGGCTTCGACGTGCCCACGCTGCTCGGCCTGCACGCGAGCGCGCCGTACCTCCACGACGGCAGCGCGCGGGACGTCGCGGACGTGCTGGCGAACGCGGAGCACGCGGGCGCCCCGCTGAGCCCCGCGGACCGCGAGGCGCTGAGGGCCTTCCTGCTGAGCATCGACGAGGAGACGGAGCCGGTGCCGCTGCCGAGGGCGGGTCGGGCGGAGTAGGCCCTGGCGCGCCGGCGCCGGCCACGTCGGGGCGTCCGGCCGGAGGGGGAGACAGAGGGGCCCGACGCTAGCGAGCGGCCGGCGCGCACGTGTTCCAGCTCCAGGACTTCCGTCGTTGACCAAGTGGTACAGGACTGGTACCCTCGTGGCGCTTCGTCAAGCCGTCCGCTCCGGTACCGCCCGGGGCGGGCACTAGCAGCGGGAGGTGCTTCATGCGTGGTTTCAGACCGCTCGTAGCCTTGCTCGCCATGGCGTTCACCGCCGGAGCGATGGCGCAGACGACCCTGACCTTCTGGAGCTGGCGCACCGAGGACGTCGCGGCCTACGAGAAGTTCATCGAGGCGTTCAGGGCGGAGAACCCCGACATAGACGTCGAGTTCACCCCCTACCTGAACACCGAGTACAACACGATCCTCGCGACCGCCCTGCAGGGCGGCGGGGGCCCCGACATCGTCCACCTGCGCGCCTACGGCGGCATGGAGCCGCTGGCGCAGGCCGGCTACCTCGTGCGGCTCGACGACAAGGTCCCGGCCCTCGCCGACTTCGACCCCGGCATCCTGGCCGGCGCCACGAACCGCGCCGACGGCGGCGTGTACGGCGTGCCGTTCGCGCTGCAGACCGTCCAGGTGCTCTACAACGAGCGGATCTTCGAGGAGCTCGGCCTCGAGGAGCCTCAGACCTGGGACGAGTTCCTCGCCGTCGCCCAGGCCCTCAAGGACGCGGGCTACCAGGCGCTGGCGAACGGCGCCATGGAGCCGTGGACGGTCGAGACGCTGTTCGGCGGCGTCGGGCCCACGTTCTACGGCGGCGACGAGTTCTTCCAGGCCATCACAAGCGGCGAGACCGACTTCACCGACCCGCGCTTCTCGGCGGCGCTCGAGAAGATGGTCGAGCTGGAGCCCTACCTCGCCGACAACTACATGGGCGTCGCCTACACCGACATGCAGAGCATGTTCGCGTTCGAGCAGGCCGGCATGTTCATCGGTGGGTCGTACGAGCTCGGGACCCTCAGGCAGCTCAACCCCGACCTGCGGATCGGCGCGTTCCCCGTGCCGGGCGACGCCCCGGGCGACGGCCGGATCTCCTACTACGTCGACGGCTCGTATGGCATCAACGCCGCCAGCCCGCACCAGGAGGAGGCCCTCAGGTTCATCGAGTTCCTGGCCTCGCAGGAGTACGGCCAGATGTTCACCGACGAGCTGCAGCAGATCTCGGCCGTGCCGGCCGTGACGCCCAGCAGCGAGGACCTCTCCGAGCTCGTCGGGCTGATGAACGACGCCGGCACCCCGTACCTGATGCTCACGGCGTTCCGCTTCGGCCAGCCCAGCGGCTCCACGCTGCTGCAGAACGAGATGCAGGCCGTCCTGGCGGGCGACAAGTCCGTCGAGGAGGCCGTGACGAACATCCAGCGCGGCGTGGCCGAGTGGTTCGACTTCTAGCGGGCGGCTAGGCCCGTGCTCCGTGGCGCGCCCGGTCTCAGCGGCCGGGCGCTGCCATGATGGCCGAGAGGACACGGGGGTCGGCGGCGGCGGTCGGAGCCCCCTTGCGGCTGCGGGAGGCCGGATGAGCAGACCGAGACGTTGGTGGAACAGGAACGGGCACCTGCTCGTGTTCCTGGGGCCCGCGCTCCTCATCTACGGGGCGTTCATGGCCTACCCGCTCGTCTCCTCGCTTTCGTTCTCGGTGTTCGACTGGGACGGCCTCGTCCGCCGGGGGTTCGTCGGGCTGCAGAACTTCGTCACGGTCCTCACGCGCTGGCCGTACAGCGAGCGCTTCTTCCGGGCCCTCGGCCACAACGCGCTCTTCTTCGGCCTGACGTTCCTGATCCAGACGACACTGGGCCTGTTCGTGGCCGTCCTGCTGGCGCGCAAGCTGCGCGGCTTCTCGTTCTTCCAGGCCGCCTACTTCCTGCCGCACACGCTCTCGCTCGTGGTCGTTGGCTTCCTGTGGCGCATGCTGCTGAACCCGAACTGGGGCGCCCTGCCGCAGGCGCTGCGCCGCCTCGGCCTCGAGGGCTGGGTGCGCCCGTGGCTGGGGCAGAGCGACTCGGCGCTCACGACCGTCAT is a genomic window containing:
- a CDS encoding extracellular solute-binding protein, translated to MAFTAGAMAQTTLTFWSWRTEDVAAYEKFIEAFRAENPDIDVEFTPYLNTEYNTILATALQGGGGPDIVHLRAYGGMEPLAQAGYLVRLDDKVPALADFDPGILAGATNRADGGVYGVPFALQTVQVLYNERIFEELGLEEPQTWDEFLAVAQALKDAGYQALANGAMEPWTVETLFGGVGPTFYGGDEFFQAITSGETDFTDPRFSAALEKMVELEPYLADNYMGVAYTDMQSMFAFEQAGMFIGGSYELGTLRQLNPDLRIGAFPVPGDAPGDGRISYYVDGSYGINAASPHQEEALRFIEFLASQEYGQMFTDELQQISAVPAVTPSSEDLSELVGLMNDAGTPYLMLTAFRFGQPSGSTLLQNEMQAVLAGDKSVEEAVTNIQRGVAEWFDF
- a CDS encoding sugar ABC transporter permease, whose product is MSRPRRWWNRNGHLLVFLGPALLIYGAFMAYPLVSSLSFSVFDWDGLVRRGFVGLQNFVTVLTRWPYSERFFRALGHNALFFGLTFLIQTTLGLFVAVLLARKLRGFSFFQAAYFLPHTLSLVVVGFLWRMLLNPNWGALPQALRRLGLEGWVRPWLGQSDSALTTVILVNAWAWLGFPILVYVAALQAIPREFEEAAVVDGAGAWQLFRHVTFPLLLPSLAMVTILTFIWDFNAFELVFVMQGASGPPAYSTDLLATFFYRTAFGDPTTGGEPGQIGIAAAIGVLMLVIIGIASTFGVRFMTRSQTEY